The window CTCGCGGGAAAGGAATGGGGCCCTCCAATCAATTCGTTCCTGGTCAGTTGAATGCTTTCCTTATCCAGCATTGCCATGAGGCTTGCTGAACTTGAATGCCGCAAATGAGCTTCTGACATGGCGGCAAAGGCCGCGTTGTCAGTGGCAAAAATTACATCTGCAAACTCTCCGCTCAGATTGCCGAGCACGCAATGCATTGCGATGCCATCTTGCTGTGCCAGAAACTGCGTCTGCCAAGTGTGGGCTGCGCTGACAAAGGACTGAGGATCGACATTTTTCTTCAGTTTGTATCGTGCAAATCCCATAATGCTCACAGGGCCAAGATCTCGTTTCAACATCATGCTTCCTTTCATTGGATGTTTGACCGATTATTAGACTGAGTGATTGACAATTTTTGTCAGGGGTAGTCATGCGAACAATCAGACTGTTTTCCATCCTTGATCAATTGAGAGGGAGGCGAACACCGATATCAGCGGAGAATTTGGCAGAACGGCTTGGCGTGTCTGTCAGAACGATCTATCGGGATATGAAAACTCTCCAATCCATGGGGGCACCCATTCGAGGAGAAGGAGGGCTGGGATATCAACTTGAGGATGGCTTCTTTCTGCCACCTCTTCATTTCGAACCGCAAGAACTGGATGTATTGCTCCTGGGTATTCGGATGGTCGCTGCAAGGGGCGACAATGAGCTTGCGGAGACCGCAGACCGATTGTTGGGTAAAATTGAGGATGTACTTAAGGGCGGTGAGAACAATCTGGATCAGCCCTTACTGGCGGTAAAACCTGTCGCAAAGCCAAACCATGCTTTTGGTATGAGCCAATTGAAAGCGTCCATACGGCTTCGTTTGAAGGTGAAATTGCAATATCTTGATGGACAGCAGCGCAAAACAAGTCGCCTGGTTCGGCCATTGGGACTAACTGCATTTGAAAAGGTATGGGTTCTGACAGCCTGGTGCGAAACGCGAGATGATTTCCGTAATTTCAGACTGGATCGTATTTCCGACTTTGAAGTTACCCAAACAAAGTTCAAACGAGACAAGGGAAAGGAGTTTTCGGACTATCTGAAAAGCCTTTGATCCTTCCTCTGTTCCATATCGCATCAAATAAGCTTATGGTGCAATGACCTCCCCATGGCCGACAAATGCGACGGCACCAGCAACAGTTACGCTCTTAACATTCTCGGGAATGCCTGAAACTGTCACGATGATTTCACTCGGGCGGCCCATGAAATGGCCCTGACGGAGGATGAAACTCTGATTCGAGGTGACCAAGCCATGTTTCAGGGCATAGGCCCCAATCACTCCTGCGGCGCTACCTGTTGCAATATCCTCCATAATGCCATCATTGTTCCAGTGGCGACCTTCAAAGCTATTCACATCAAACAGATAGGCAAACGCTGCTCCCAAAGCCTCGAGCTTTTGCTCAAGATCAGGGATGGTGATGCAGGCGGTTTCAAGGCCGCCTTTGACTGGCACGACCAGATATTTCAAACCAGTAGAAATCACCTCCAAGGGGAGATCAGCAAGGTCATTGGAAGCCAAGGAAAAGATGTCTGCGATAGCGGATTTGTGATGTTCTTCCAATAGGCAGACCATCTCTGGTCGCCCTTGATCCAAGGTGCCGATATAGCGACCATCTTGATAATGAGTTACGACACGAACTGTGCGTCCACTCTCGAGCCCAAATTCCCAAACACATTTCTCAAATGTTTTGGCTTGTCGGTGAAGAACACAAGCCGCGCCAATGATCGGGTGGCCCGCAAAGGGGAGTTCTTCTATCAGATCAAAAATGCGTGCTGTGAGCTGACCACTATCTTCCTTTAGAAAGATAGTTTCAAAATGACGGAGCTCTTGCGTGATGCACAGCATCTGTTTCGCGCTCAGGTTCGAGCGATCCATGAAGACGGCAAGGCTGTTGCCCGAATAGGGATTGGCAGTAAAGACATCACAATGGACGAAGTTGAACATCTGATCGGGTTGTGGCATGTATAACCTACATAGCGGAGAGTCTATATAGATGAATAACTATACAGATAGTACTTTGGTGTCAATTGCAAGCTTGCTCGGAGCGCTGGCCAATGAAAATCGCTTGCGCATCATTCAATGGCTGGCTGATCCGGGGAGCCACTTTCCGCCACAACAGGATGGTGATCTGATTGAGGATGGGGTGTGCGTTGGTTTCATCACCGAGAAGATTGGCCTGCGCCAGCCAACGGTCACGAGTCATATGAAAATCTTACAAGAAGCAGGTTTGGTTGAGAGTAAGAAGATCAAGAATTGGGTCTTTTATAAACTGCAAGAAGAACAGCTGGATGGCCTTCTCGAGGCTGTAAAGAAGGCAGTGCAGAAATCAACGATCCAGAGATAGGACATCAGGAAGTTCGTCTTTGGAAGAATGAGGAACAGCACCTCTATCGGAATGCATTATGTTGCCAGCACATAGTACGGACCCAGTCCCACCAAACCATGGCACGGAGATCATTGGCAATAATTTCTGGAAACGCCTTGGCAGGCTCGCACATGCGAGACAGAACGTCGGCAAAGTCAGTGCACCAAGCTTGGCGAATAGAGATTCAAAATAGGGTGAATTGATAAAGCGTTCATTCGATAGTTTTAAGCATAATAAAACAGAATAAAATCGGAAAATAAAATGGAAAAATATAATTTATGAGTATTATTTGAAGTATATTAAATATAGGAAATTTAAACAGCATTATATATCTATTAATATTAAATTAATAATAAAATTAGAAAGTATTCATGAATTTAAATTGTATTTTTAATGTACAATAAGGTTCAAAATGATGAATATAGGATTTGAATACTTCTGTTTAGAATGAAGTATTTTTTAAAACTGACGATGTTGAAATTTATTCGATACAGCAAACGAGCCTGTAGGGTGCCTGTTTGCAACAGAAATTCTGAATATACAGGTAAAAATATTCAGCTTCGACATATATCCCAAAACGCATGATAAGGCGTAGTCAAGGAACAGTAACATGGCTAAATCACCTCTCCCAACGTTAGGCATCAAAGGCCGGTTGTTCGGCGGTTTTGGCGCTGTTATCACGATTGCAGCAATAGCAAGCGTCTGGGCCATCCTGTCGATGTTTTCTTTCAATGACTCCTTCCATGTCTTTGAGGATATGGCAGAAGACGCCTTGCTCGCGTCGGAAATCAATGCCGATATGTCAAAGGCCTTGTTGAACACACGCAAATATATCGGATCACGCTCCAATGATGATCTCACGGCCTCCCGGGAGTTCATCAGACAGGTTCGCGAAGGGGTCACGATTGCTGTTGATGAAATTAAAAAACCGGAACGAGCCGCGCGAGTAGCCGAGATGGCCAGCCAGATCACGGATTTTGCGGGTGGTGTAGACAAAATTGTGGTGCTGTATGAAGAGCGTGATAAAATCGTCAATGCTCAACTTGATGTCATTGGTCCGGAAGTCCGTAAGAAATTGACCGAAATCGGAACAACTGCAGCCCGGGATGGTGACTATGAAGCTGCCTACGCGGCTGGTGCCATGCAGGAAAAGGTGTTGTTGGGACGGCTCTTCGTTACGAAATTTCTACTGACCAATGGCCATAAAAATATCGAGAGGGCCATTGATGAACTCAATCAGGCCAAGGCCAACGCATCACAGCTGGATCGCTCAATACAGAATCCCCGCCGCAAAAAATTGCTGAAAGAAGTTGTCACACAACTTTCAGCCTATCAGAATGCGACTACACGCATTGGAGAGTTGATTGCCGAGCGAAATACAATTCGTGATGAAACTCTGGTGGTGAGAGGCGAAAGTATTCTGACCCATGCAGCATCAGTCAAGGCAAGTGCGGTAGCCGACGAGAAGAAATTGGCACGGTCAACATCTGCAGATATCGAGAACAGCATCTTCCTGACTGCGGCAACCAGCATAGCCGGCATCGTTCTGGGTATTGTATTGGCATGGCTCATCGGCAGAATGATCGCCGGATCCATCAACAGAATTACAACAGCCATGCGTGAATTGTCCGACGGCAACACACAGATTGCGTTACCTGATGCGGACAGGGCAGATGAAATCGGTGATATGACAAGAGCTGTCGCCATTTTCAGAGACAATGCCATTGCACGTGCCGAATTGGAAAAAGATGCAGCTCTGGAAAGACAGAAAGAAGCCCTTAGACAAAATCAGCTCGATAAACTGATCAGTGACTTTCGAGACTCCATTTCCGCAGTTCTTGAATCCATGGGGTTGGGAACGGACAAAATGCGTTCATCAGCTGACAACCTTTCCCAAATGGCGGGGCAGGCATCTTCCGATGCAAGATCTGCTTTGCAGGCATCAAGCAATGCGTCTGAAAATGTTCAGACAGTTGCAGCGGCTGTGGAAGAGTTATCTTCTTCCATTCAGGAAATCAGCAGCCAGTCCAACAATGCCTATAACGTTGTTTCCAATCTCGAGACAATCGCAAAGTCCACAAATGATGACGTATCGGCACTTTCCGAGACAGCTGACAAGATTGGAGAGGTTGTAGAGATCATTCGTGCCATTGCCGAACAGACAAATCTTCTGGCACTCAATGCGACAATTGAGGCAGCTCGTGCCGGAGATGCTGGGAAAGGTTTCGCCGTTGTTGCAGCTGAGGTGAAAGAGCTTTCCAGGCAAACAGCTCAGGCAACCGAGGAAATCGGGTCGCAGATCAGTGAAGTACAGGCGTCCACTCGCAACACTGTATCTGCCATCAATACGATTACCGACTCTGTCACCGAAATCAATCAGCTGACAGCGGCAATTGCCAGTGCCGCAGAACAGCAGGATTCTGCAACCAGGGAAATTTCCAGCAGTATCACTCTGGCTTCCAATGGCAGTACGACCGCATCCGAGAACGTGAATGGCGTAACTGCCGTTATCGATCAGACCAGTCAGGAGGCAGATGGCGTTCTTGGTGTCTCAAGCGAATTGCGGGAAGTTGGCGAAAATCTGTCAACTTCAGTCGAGCAATTCCTTGCCGATGTTGCAAAAGATGTCGTGGAGCGTCGCAAAAGCCTTCGCCGCGTTGCCAATGAACCGGCATCCGTCGTGATGAATGGTGTTTCTCATGAGACAATGATAGCCAATCACAGCCCGAACGGTGCAGCAATCTCGATTGTTCCCGGCATCAAACCGGGTGCAACGCTTGAACTCATCAGGGAAAATGGTGACCGCATCAAAGCGCGCGTTGCCTGGGCCAATGAAGATCTCGCTGGTCTTGCCTACATCAATGAAAAGAGCAATCCGGCAGAAGCAGCCTAAGGCCCTAAAAATCCAGAACGTAGGCATTCAATCGGAAGGCTCGCAAGAAGTATCACCGGAAGAGAAGGTCCGCATTGTATTGTATGTGAGCTTCGAAACCATTCTTGCGAGATGCCGAGCATTCTATTTGGCTCTATGCCGCCATCAGTCTCAAAGCTGATTTGGCGGCATATTCATTGGCCCCAATAAGGGCTTTTCGGTGAGGCAATGGTATTGAATAATTGTATGCATTGATGAACTGATCGAGATATATCACGAACTTTTCATGGCTATCATGGTGACGAAATCTGATCGATAATTCTATTATCTTATTGATATAATTATTTAATTTTATCTGAAATGGTTGCTTCTTTGATCCGAAGAGAGCAGATGCCGAAGATTTGCTTGCAGCGTGGGATTTGATTGTTCGTGGGGAGACATCATGTGGCTCTGAATGAATAGCTCAGCCGTCTTTTGTTGATTGCGTCCGTCTGGATCGACCACACTCGAATGACAAATGGGATAAAAAAGATCCGTCTTTGGAAGAATAGGAGAACAGCAACTCTACAAGAATGCACTATATTGCCAGCGCATAGTGCAGATCCAGTTCTGCCCAAGCAGGGGTATGGGTCAGAGCGAATTGGTTGTTCTTTGCCCCATCTTCACAAAGACGGATTGAAAGTTAGCCTTGATCCACGCCACGCGTGGGAGTGTTTCAGATCTATCTTCTCCAATGGCCTCGAAGAAGATAACTGAACGTCAAGCAGAGAGTGTGCTTGCCGCATCTCCTGTTCTGCCTGATATTCTTTTAGAACAGATAATCTGAATACATCCTGAGATTGTTATTCATCTATAATTCATCTGCCAAAATATTCGAATATTAAAAATAAGCTCCGCCATCTCTGAATACCAGGTGATGGATCAGACAGACCCTTGAAAGTTTCAAAAAAGATATTTCAATCCCCGGCAGTTTGGACTAGGGTCCGCGCTAGAAAATGGCGGGATTGCCTGCCAATCGGCGAGGAAGCCGACCACAGAGACATTCAAGACGAGACGCATTCGCATGACTGATACGCTTGCCCCCCACATGCAGCCCGAACGTTCTTTTCAGGGCATGATTTTGGCTCTGCAACGCTATTGGGCTGATTATGGTTGTGCAATTCTCCAGCCGTATGACATGGAAGTTGGTGCGGGTACCTTCCATCCGGCGACGACCTTGCGAGCATTGGGACCTCGTCCATGGCACGCCGCCTATGTTCAGCCTTCCCGCCGTCCAACTGATGGTCGCTATGGTGAAAACCCGAACCGGCTGCAGCATTATTATCAGTTTCAGGTGCTGTTGAAGCCAAGCCCGAAAGATCTGCAGGATCTGTATCTCGGCTCGTTGAAGGCCATCGGTATCGACAGCTCCATTCATGATATCCGTTTTGTTGAAGATGACTGGGAAAGCCCGACCCTTGGTGCGTGGGGTCTTGGTTGGGAGTGTTGGTGTGACGGCATGGAAGTCTCCCAATTTACCTATTTCCAACAGGTGGCTGGCATTGAATGCTCTCCGGTTGCTGGTGAGTTGACTTATGGTCTGGAACGTCTGGCCATGTATGTTCAGGGCGTCGATAATGTCTATGATCTGAACTATAATGGCCGTGATGGTGCTGATCGCATTTCCTATGGGGACGTTTTCCTGCAGGCTGAACAGGAATATTCTCGCCATAACTTTGAATATGCCAACACCGAAATGCTTTTCTCCCATTTCAAAGATGCCGAAGAGGAATGCAAATCCATTCTGGAACAGGGCAAAGCTGCGGGAAGCGAAGCAGGTCTGCATCATTGCGTGCTGCCAGCCTATGACCAATGCATCAAGGCGTCTCACGTCTTCAACTTGCTGGATGCGCGCGGTGTGATTTCCGTGACTGAGCGCCAGAGCTATATTCTGCGCGTCCGTGAGCTGGCCAAAGCCTGTGGTGAAGCCTTCCTGCTGACTGAGGCTGGTGGCGTTGGTTTTGAGGGCTAAGCAAGTCAGCCAATGGATTTAAAAAGCCCGCGCCATGATGAGTGACGCGGGCTTTTTCTATGATGCGATCAGCGTAATCAGCTTTTGCCGTGATCCTTTGTGCCGGATTTGGTTTTCATTTTCTGCTTCATGCGTTCCAACTGCTCGCGAAACTTATCGCATGGATCAATCTCATCGACCCTTGGTGTAAACCAGACATAGTCATAGAGTTTTGGATCAAATGCCGAGTAGCTGGACGCTTCCAGCTGATCTCGCGCAACTTCAATAATCGCAACAGAAACGGTCTTCTTGTCACCATCCAGGAAGAAAGGGACACCACGGTCCTTGCGCACATGGCCATTGCCAGCAATCAGAACCACAGGGCGCTCGTTTCCTGCTCTGCGAATGGCTCGGCCCATATAGGCATCTTTCAATCGTTGCAGGGTAACCAGAGGTCCCATGCTCTCGCGCCCCATCATGCCACAATGCGAGTCGACCAGTTCGGTCAGAAGGCTTTCACGCTGACCGTCACCATAATCCTGATCCCAACGTAGATCGACAAGGTCGCTTTCTGGCAGCTTGCCGCCACGCCCCACATCCATGATTGTCGCACGATCGGGGTTTCCGGCAAAAATAGGGGAGCCTGCCTTCAATCCACTTTCGAAAATTGGCTGATAACTTGCCCAACTCGGCCAGCCACGCTTTTCCCACTCGACCTTTTTACCCAACTCGGCGAGGCTGAAGCTATCAGCCTGATCAAGAATATCCTGATGTGCTGGTTCCAGCATTTCGAATACCAGAGCTGCTGGTTTGGAGCTGTGGGCCATCACTGAAGCACTCAGTTCTGCTTGAACACTGTGATGGCGTACGTTGTCATGCTTTTCACCCAGAAGAACATAGTCGTTTTCATGAAGTTGCTCGGTTAGAGCTTTTTTTGTGATACTGGCTGATGTGCTGGTGTTCCAGATCGTATCAACAAGAGGGTGATCGGATAACAGCAAAGCACTCTCCTTCGGTTCGGACCGTTCGCCAGCAAAAGCCGACATGTTGACAGCAGGATCGTTTGCAAGAAAAAGCCCCAACAGGCAGGCAATAGGCGCAAATCTGGAAATCGGCATAAAATCCTCAATCAATCGACAGGGTTCAGATATCTTCATGCCCCTATAAGGCCATAATTGGGCGGGCTACTGCGTGTCCTTGCCTGAAGAGTTGCTCGGTCTGGGCATTGAACGGCACCGAAAGATCCAAAATGTACTTAGGCACTTTCAAACAGGTATCAGTAGCTCATCTTGATTGAAGGTTGCATCAAGAGGCACAAAACGGCAAGCTGACATTTTGTTACAGACTATCGGGCTGCACTATCCGCGCCCAATTTTGGGAGAGAAAAGATGGATGTTTCCTGGGCCCTGCTGGGTATCCTGATTGCCTTGGCTGTCTATGCAATTTCGATTTACAACAAGCTGGTCAAAGGAAGACAAATGGCCGATGAAGGGTGGTCGGGTATCGATGTTCAGCTTAAACGCCGCTCCAATCTGATCCCCAATTTGGTGGAAACGGTCAAGGGTTATGCCAGCCATGAACAGGAAACCCTGGAAAAAGTAACGGAAATGCGCGCTCGTGCGGCTGGTGCTGCAACGGGGGGAGCAGCAGAGCGTGCCCAGGCCGAAGGTGATCTTTCCAAAGCCCTGATCTCGCTTATGGCCGTTGCAGAAAACTATCCTGATCTGAAGGCAAACGAGACTTTCCTGAACTTGCAGGAAGAGCTGTCTTCCATTGAGGACGATATTCAGATGGCTCGACGCTATTACAATGGCACCGTCCGCAGTCAGAATATTCTGGTGGAAAGCTTCCCATCCAATATCGTGGCAAATATGTTCCAGTTTGTGAAACGCAGCTATTTTGAGCTGAACAATGAAGCAGACCGCGCCACCCCTGAAGTCAAATTTTGAACCAAACCAATCTTTTAAGCGACCAATAGATTACATTTAATTTTTCCGGAGGCTTCTATGCCGAGTGTGTCTTGCCCTGCGCGAATTCTGGCGATTGCCTGGATCGCGCTGGCCGCTGTTTTCCTGACCTCGTCCGCTT is drawn from Cohaesibacter gelatinilyticus and contains these coding sequences:
- a CDS encoding LemA family protein, coding for MDVSWALLGILIALAVYAISIYNKLVKGRQMADEGWSGIDVQLKRRSNLIPNLVETVKGYASHEQETLEKVTEMRARAAGAATGGAAERAQAEGDLSKALISLMAVAENYPDLKANETFLNLQEELSSIEDDIQMARRYYNGTVRSQNILVESFPSNIVANMFQFVKRSYFELNNEADRATPEVKF
- a CDS encoding PhzF family phenazine biosynthesis protein — its product is MPQPDQMFNFVHCDVFTANPYSGNSLAVFMDRSNLSAKQMLCITQELRHFETIFLKEDSGQLTARIFDLIEELPFAGHPIIGAACVLHRQAKTFEKCVWEFGLESGRTVRVVTHYQDGRYIGTLDQGRPEMVCLLEEHHKSAIADIFSLASNDLADLPLEVISTGLKYLVVPVKGGLETACITIPDLEQKLEALGAAFAYLFDVNSFEGRHWNNDGIMEDIATGSAAGVIGAYALKHGLVTSNQSFILRQGHFMGRPSEIIVTVSGIPENVKSVTVAGAVAFVGHGEVIAP
- a CDS encoding helix-turn-helix transcriptional regulator; protein product: MRTIRLFSILDQLRGRRTPISAENLAERLGVSVRTIYRDMKTLQSMGAPIRGEGGLGYQLEDGFFLPPLHFEPQELDVLLLGIRMVAARGDNELAETADRLLGKIEDVLKGGENNLDQPLLAVKPVAKPNHAFGMSQLKASIRLRLKVKLQYLDGQQRKTSRLVRPLGLTAFEKVWVLTAWCETRDDFRNFRLDRISDFEVTQTKFKRDKGKEFSDYLKSL
- a CDS encoding ChaN family lipoprotein, with protein sequence MPISRFAPIACLLGLFLANDPAVNMSAFAGERSEPKESALLLSDHPLVDTIWNTSTSASITKKALTEQLHENDYVLLGEKHDNVRHHSVQAELSASVMAHSSKPAALVFEMLEPAHQDILDQADSFSLAELGKKVEWEKRGWPSWASYQPIFESGLKAGSPIFAGNPDRATIMDVGRGGKLPESDLVDLRWDQDYGDGQRESLLTELVDSHCGMMGRESMGPLVTLQRLKDAYMGRAIRRAGNERPVVLIAGNGHVRKDRGVPFFLDGDKKTVSVAIIEVARDQLEASSYSAFDPKLYDYVWFTPRVDEIDPCDKFREQLERMKQKMKTKSGTKDHGKS
- a CDS encoding ArsR/SmtB family transcription factor → MNNYTDSTLVSIASLLGALANENRLRIIQWLADPGSHFPPQQDGDLIEDGVCVGFITEKIGLRQPTVTSHMKILQEAGLVESKKIKNWVFYKLQEEQLDGLLEAVKKAVQKSTIQR
- a CDS encoding glycine--tRNA ligase subunit alpha, producing the protein MTDTLAPHMQPERSFQGMILALQRYWADYGCAILQPYDMEVGAGTFHPATTLRALGPRPWHAAYVQPSRRPTDGRYGENPNRLQHYYQFQVLLKPSPKDLQDLYLGSLKAIGIDSSIHDIRFVEDDWESPTLGAWGLGWECWCDGMEVSQFTYFQQVAGIECSPVAGELTYGLERLAMYVQGVDNVYDLNYNGRDGADRISYGDVFLQAEQEYSRHNFEYANTEMLFSHFKDAEEECKSILEQGKAAGSEAGLHHCVLPAYDQCIKASHVFNLLDARGVISVTERQSYILRVRELAKACGEAFLLTEAGGVGFEG